Below is a genomic region from Bacteroidia bacterium.
ATTTCGTCGAAAGGTGCAAACAAGGCGGCTTCGAAAGGAATTTTGGTGGTGGTTAGTCAAGGCAATGAAGGCAATTCCGCTTGGGGTAGAGTAGTTTCTCCTGCCGATGCGGATAGTGCATTGGCAGTGGGTGGTGTAGATTCTTTGGGAAATCATGCCTCGTTAAGTGGACGTGGTCCTGCGGCTGATGGAGCAATAAAGCCCAATGTTTCGGCAAAAGGGTTTAAAACCAGTTACATTACAACCCAAGGCGAAGTGTTGCAAGGAAATGGAACTTCCTTCGCTTCTCCAATTATTTCAGGCCTTGCAGCATGTTTATGGCAAGCCTTACCCACTTTAACTGCTTGGGAAATGAAGAATCTTATTGAACAATGTTCCAGCCAGTATAATGAACCGGATTCCTTATTAGGATATGGAATACCCAATTTTTCTTATGCATTGATATTAATGGATAGCCCCAAGCCTCAAAGTGCACTGTCGGATGAATTGTTATTTGCATTCCCTAATCCATTTGATGGAGAATTGGATTTAAGATTTTATTCAACCCAAAACCAGTTGATTTTGATTGAAGTTTGTGATTTGCTTGGAAAAAGTATTTATAAATCGGCTAAGCATGTTTTTCACAATGCCATCAATACCATTCATTTGGATTTGCCGGTTGATTTAGAGCAAGGACTGTATCAGGTTAGTATTAAAACCGAGAAAGGAAACTATACTGCTAAGGTGTTGAAGTTTAAAAAGTAGGTCATGTTAGTTGCGGAGCTAATTACCATTGGGGATGAATTGTTAATTGGGCAGGTGGTTGATACCAATTCTGCTTGGATGGGAGAACAATTAAATTTAATTGGAATAAAGGTTAAGCAAATTACCAGTATTTCGGACGACAAGCAGGCGATTTTGACCGCCTTGAAAGAAGCCCAGCAACGAGCCGATATAGTTTTGGTAACAGGTGGATTAGGACCAACCAAGGATGATATAACCAAAACAACTTTGTGTGAATATTTTCAGTGCGGTTATCGATTTGATGAGAATGTTCACCTGCATTTAATTCAGATTTTTCAACGTTTTGGTAGAACCCTTAGTGAATTAAATAAACTACAGGCTCAATTGCCTGAGCTTTGTACCACCCTCTTTAATGCCAATGGAACTGCCCCCGGAATGTGGTTTGAAAACCAGGGAAAAGTTTTAGTATCAATGCCAGGCGTGCCCTACGAGATGAAGGGAATTATGAAAGATGAGGTACTTCCCAGATTACAATCCTTTTTTAAAACCCAGGCCATTTTTCATAAAACCATTTTAACCATGGGAATTGGTGAAAGCTATCTTTCTGAATTAATTTCAGATTGGGAAGATGCTTTACCATCCCATATAAAACTGGCCTATTTGCCTTCGCCCGGTTATGTGAGGTTGAGATTGACCGGAACTGGTAACAACCAAGCAGTATTAGAGTCCGAGGTGTTGGAACAAGTAAACAAACTAAAGCCTCTTATTTCAACTTATATTTTTGGTTATGATTCCGACACCTTACCCAAACTGATACATGAGGAACTAACCCAATCTAAACGAACCATTTCAACGGCTGAAAGTTGCACCGGAGGAACAATAGCGGCTCATCTTAGCTCCTTGCCCGGATCTTCGACATTTTTTATAGGTTCTGTTGTTGCTTACAGTAATCAAGTAAAAGAACAAGAATTAGGGGTAAGTTCTTCAACACTGGAAATCCACGGAGCGGTGAGCGAAGAAACCGTAAATCAAATGATTTCCGGAGCTTTAAAAAAGTTTGGAACCTATTACAGTATTGCCATTTCCGGCATTGCAGGTCCGGACGGTGGAAGCGATGAAAAGCCGGTTGGAACGGTGTGGATTGGAGTAGGGGATGTAACCGGAAACAGGGTGATTAAAAAATACCAATTAGGGCATAATCGAGAACGCAATATTCAAATTGCAAGTCTTTATGCAATAAATCAATGTTTGGGATTAATCCGCAGCAATGCTGATTATAAGGAAAATAAAGCTAATTCATGAAAAAGATTTTGTTGTTAGGAGCCGGCAGAAGCTCGGTATATTTAATTGATTATTTACTAGAAAATTCAAAAGGCAAGTGGGAACTTAGCATTGGAGATGTTTCTCTGGAGGCCGCACAAGCTAAGTTAGGGAATCGACCATACGGAAAAGCAATGGCATTAGATGTAACCGACGCACCGGCATTGTCTCAGGCAATTGCAGGTTCTGATTTGGTTATTTCCTTGTTACCTCCCGCTTTGCATATTCTGGCTGCTCATGTTTGTTTGGCACATCACAAGCACTTAGTAACTGCCTCTTATGTTTCGCCGGAAATTAAAGCCTTGGATCAAGAAGCCAAATCCAAAGGACTTTTGTTTTTAAATGAATGCGGTTTAGATCCCGGCATCGATCACATGAGTGCGATGAAGGTGATGGATGAAATACGCAAGCATGGTGGAGAATTGACCGAATTTAAATCGTATTGTGGCGGTTTAGTGGCAAAAGAAGATATCGACAATCCGTTTGGATATAAGTTTTCTTGGAACCCCCGCAATGTGATATTGGCCGGACAAGCAACGGCCAGCTTTTTATGGAAGGGTAAGACCAAATTTATTCCATACCACCGCATTTTTACCGATATTGAGACAATTGGCATTTTTGGAGGCGAACAATTTGATGCTTATGCCAACAGGGATAGTTTAAGTTATATACAAACCTACGGAATTCCGGAGGTGAAAACCATGATTAGAGGCACTTTGCGTTATCCGGGATTTTGCAAGTTGTGGAATTTTATTGTTCAGGCAGGTTTAACAGATGCCAAATTTTATCCCGATCCCAAGGTTAGAACTTACCTTGAATTAATGGATAGTTTAAGACCCAATCATGGTCGTTTTCTGGAACAATTAACCGTGGAAGAGGAGTTGGAACTTCAAAACCTGGTGGAAAGTACAGGCTTGTTTGAAGCTAAGGCTTTGGAACCGGTTGGTGGAAGTGTGGCCGATATGCTGCAATCGTTGCTGGAAAAAAGTTGGGCTATGCAGGACAAAGACAAGGATAGGGTAGTAATGCAACATTTGTTTGGTTATGAATTGGATGGACAACACCATGTTCTTACTTCCACCTTGGATATAAACGGACAAGATTCCTTGCATACTGCGATGGCAAAAACCGTGGGTTTACCTTTGGCCATGGCTTCCAAATTGGTTTTAGAAGATCGAATTCAGGAACGCGGTGTTTGTATTCCTTTGACTAAGGATTTTTACTTGCCCATTTTGTCGGAGTTGGAAGAGCATGGCATTAGGTTTTACGAAAGTGGGGTGGTGGGGTAAAAATACCATGTCGGGAATTTAGGCCAAAATTTATGCTAGTCTTAGTTTTAGATTGATTGGGCGGTTCCCATTCGCCAAAAATAGTTGTGCATTTCAATGGGTATCGTAAGGCTCATGGTCGGGCTATCGGCTGTAGTCCTCGTCGCCCCAGGCTAGCGCCATGGGTCTCCTGTGGGCTACTTGCCTCTATCCCTAACCGGACTAAGCCCCGGGCATTCTAGCTTTTACCGGGCCTTCACAGGTAAAGAAGTTTTTTTGTGTCTATTATTGAATAAAAAAATAAAGGTCCGATTTCTCTTTTTAAATAAGGTTTAGTGGAGAATGGCTATTAGTTGGGTTTACCCCTCCCGACGCATTTCGGGAAGAAGTTGGTATCAATTTAGACAAATAAATTGATTTACAAATTCTTACTCGTTTATGCATTTCTAATGCGTAAACTGGGTTAAAAGTGCAAAATTTCGGGTTTAGGTCGGGTAGGGATAGAAGCGGAAAGCCCACAACCCGAACACTTTCGGGTGAGGACTTGCAGCGGATAGCCCGGACCTGAGCCCCCCAAAAAAATGGGGTCATTGTAGTGCTTTCATGGCGAAGGTACCCGCATAAAAACAAAATAAAATCAATTCATTTTCGGGAAATATGAAAAAGTAGAGGGTGATTTCATTGGGAATTGGAACCGGTTTGAATTATTCAGCAGACCCAATTTAGCCTGTTTGTATGTTTCACAATTGAAGTATCTTTGCCTAATCACCTAATTTGAAGCCTCAATTGATATGTGTGGAATTACGGGAATTTATGCTTTGCAGCCGGCAGGAAATGCTTATTTTGAAAATGCATCCAAAGCATTAAAAACAATGGAATTGCGAGGTCCGGATGGGAATGGTTTAGCGAAATTTGACAAAGCAATTTTAGGACATGCCAGGCTTTCCATCATAGATACTTCCACTTCTGCTTCACAACCTTTTACCGATGAAAGTGGACGATATACTTTGGTTTTTAATGGTGAGATTTTTAATTATCAAGATCTGAAAAATGATTTAGCAGGTACTTATACTTTTAAATCAACTAGTGATACGGAAGTTCTTCTTTATCAATTTATTGAAAATGGAAAGGATTGCCTAAGTAAGTTGAATGGTTTTTTTGCATTTGCGGTTTATGATGCTCAGGAAGATACTTTATTCATGGCTAGGGATCGGTATGGGATTAAGCCATTTTTATACTTTTTGGATGAAGGTTGTTTGATATTTAGTTCGGAGATGAAGGCCTTAATGGCATGGGGGATTCCTAAGGTTTTAGACGATACATCGTTGCAGGCTTATTTTCAATTCAATTACATTCCCGGGCCGCATTCGGTATTTAGGCAAGTGAAAAAGTTAGAGCCGGGATCCTTTTTGGAAATCAAGAACAATGAATTGAGTACTGGGCGGTATTATGAGTTGAAGCAAGGAAGTTCAGGACAGACTCCAAGTTATGAGCGGGCACAACAGCAATTGGTTGAATTATTAGAAGATGCGGTACAGCGAAGGTTAATTTCGGATGTTCCATTGGGATCATTTTTAAGCGGAGGGATAGATAGTTCGGTGGTGGTGGCCTTGGCATCGCGTCATACTTCCCGATTAAATACCTTTTCCATTGGTTTCAAAGACGAACCTTTATTTGATGAAACCGAGTATGCCAATTTAGTTGCCAGGAAATTTGGGACCAAC
It encodes:
- a CDS encoding competence/damage-inducible protein A → MLVAELITIGDELLIGQVVDTNSAWMGEQLNLIGIKVKQITSISDDKQAILTALKEAQQRADIVLVTGGLGPTKDDITKTTLCEYFQCGYRFDENVHLHLIQIFQRFGRTLSELNKLQAQLPELCTTLFNANGTAPGMWFENQGKVLVSMPGVPYEMKGIMKDEVLPRLQSFFKTQAIFHKTILTMGIGESYLSELISDWEDALPSHIKLAYLPSPGYVRLRLTGTGNNQAVLESEVLEQVNKLKPLISTYIFGYDSDTLPKLIHEELTQSKRTISTAESCTGGTIAAHLSSLPGSSTFFIGSVVAYSNQVKEQELGVSSSTLEIHGAVSEETVNQMISGALKKFGTYYSIAISGIAGPDGGSDEKPVGTVWIGVGDVTGNRVIKKYQLGHNRERNIQIASLYAINQCLGLIRSNADYKENKANS
- a CDS encoding saccharopine dehydrogenase NADP-binding domain-containing protein, with amino-acid sequence MKKILLLGAGRSSVYLIDYLLENSKGKWELSIGDVSLEAAQAKLGNRPYGKAMALDVTDAPALSQAIAGSDLVISLLPPALHILAAHVCLAHHKHLVTASYVSPEIKALDQEAKSKGLLFLNECGLDPGIDHMSAMKVMDEIRKHGGELTEFKSYCGGLVAKEDIDNPFGYKFSWNPRNVILAGQATASFLWKGKTKFIPYHRIFTDIETIGIFGGEQFDAYANRDSLSYIQTYGIPEVKTMIRGTLRYPGFCKLWNFIVQAGLTDAKFYPDPKVRTYLELMDSLRPNHGRFLEQLTVEEELELQNLVESTGLFEAKALEPVGGSVADMLQSLLEKSWAMQDKDKDRVVMQHLFGYELDGQHHVLTSTLDINGQDSLHTAMAKTVGLPLAMASKLVLEDRIQERGVCIPLTKDFYLPILSELEEHGIRFYESGVVG